The following coding sequences are from one Streptomyces dengpaensis window:
- a CDS encoding LysR family substrate-binding domain-containing protein yields the protein MTGSEAPPSFRLAYVPGVTPAKWVRIWNERLPDIPLTLVPVSTAEAFGLLRDGGADAGFVRLPVDRTDLSAIPLYTETTVVVVPKDHIVAAVDEVSTEDLADDIVLHPLDDTLDWERLPGRPAIERPATTADAVELVAAGIGVLVVPQSLARLHHRKDLTYRPVTDAPESRVALSWPQDETTDMVEDFIGIVRGRTVNSSRGRTPAAAQPKPKAAPKRSDPGSGARRKPATGKSPRGGGSAGSKGGAKRGKPRRRP from the coding sequence CGGATCTGGAACGAACGGCTTCCCGACATCCCGCTGACCCTGGTCCCGGTGTCCACCGCCGAGGCGTTCGGCCTGCTGCGCGACGGTGGCGCCGACGCGGGCTTCGTGCGGCTGCCGGTCGACCGGACCGACCTCAGCGCGATCCCGCTCTACACCGAGACGACGGTGGTCGTGGTCCCGAAGGACCACATCGTGGCGGCGGTCGACGAGGTCTCCACGGAGGACCTCGCCGACGACATCGTGCTGCACCCCCTCGACGACACCCTCGACTGGGAGCGGCTGCCCGGGCGGCCCGCGATCGAGCGTCCCGCCACCACGGCGGACGCCGTCGAACTGGTGGCGGCGGGCATCGGCGTCCTCGTCGTCCCGCAGTCGCTGGCCCGTCTGCATCACCGCAAGGACCTCACGTACCGGCCGGTGACCGACGCCCCCGAGTCGCGCGTCGCGCTGTCCTGGCCGCAGGACGAGACGACCGACATGGTCGAGGACTTCATCGGGATCGTCCGCGGCCGGACCGTCAACAGCTCACGCGGCCGCACTCCGGCCGCAGCCCAGCCGAAGCCCAAGGCCGCACCCAAGCGCTCCGACCCAGGCAGCGGCGCCCGGCGGAAGCCCGCCACCGGCAAGAGCCCACGCGGCGGCGGCTCCGCGGGCTCCAAGGGCGGCGCCAAGCGCGGCAAGCCCCGCCGCCGGCCGTAG